In Armatimonadota bacterium, the genomic stretch CTTTGACACCAGTCTGCCTGATGAAGTGATTGAGGCGGCGGAAGCAAACCTCTCTATCCTAAAATCGCCGACAGTCCTGAGGCAAAAGGACGGCAGACTCTGGTGCTGGGAAGGATGCTGCGATGGTGACGGATGCTGTGCCGGGTCATGCACACACGTTTGGAACTATGCCCAGGCTCTGCCTCATCTGTTTCCTGACCTCGAACGCACGCTGCGTGAGACTGAGTTTCACGAGGGTCAGGACTCAAATGGCCACCAGTCTTTCCGTGTGCCGCTCCCGATAAAGACCGCAACTCATGGCAAACAGGCTGCGGCGGATGGCCAACTCGGCGGCATAATCAAAGTCTATCGCGAGTGGCGTATCAGTGGCGATGCGCAGTGGCTGGAAAAGATGTGGCCGCAGGTCAAATCCAGCCTTGATTATTGCACTAAAATATGGGACCCGGACAGTGAGGGTGTCATCAGGGAGCCGCATCACAACACATACGATATCGAGTTCTGGGGAGCCGATGGGATGTGTACGAGCGTTTACCTTGCAGCCCTAAAAGCTGCAGTATCGATGGGCGGGTCACTCGGTGAAGATACCGCGCACTACGCTGAGCTTTTGAGTAAGGGGTCGGCCTATCTGGATAGCGAGCTTTGGAACGATGAGTATTATATCCAGAAGACACAGTGGGAGGGTCTTCATTCGGGAAATCCACTGGAGTATCAAGCTCTGGCTTTTTCAGGCTACTCGCCGGAAGCATCAGCCATTCTTGCCAAAGAAGGTCCGAAATATCAATACGGAACCGGGTGCCTCTCCGATGGCGTTATAGGTTTCTGGATGGCCGAATCGGCAGGTCTCGGCACATTTGGTAATCCCGAGCACATAAAGAGCCACCTCGCGTCTATTCATAAATACAACCTCAAACGCAATCTGTCAGCACATGCAAATCCTCAGCGGTCCACATATGCGCTCGGCAAAGAGGGCGGTCTGCTGCTGTGTTCATGGCCCAGGGGCGGCAAGCCCTCACTGCCGTTTGTATACAGCGATGAGGTCTGGACAGGCATCGAGTATCAGGTCGCGGCACACTGCATTATGATGGGTCTTGTAGATGAGGGGCTTGAGATTGTCCGAACCTGCCGCGCAAGATATGACGGCAAGAAGCGCAATCCATATAATGAATATGAGTGCGGCCACTGGTATGCCAGGGCTATGTCGTCTTACTCGCTGCTTCAGGCTCTGACGGGGATACGCTATGATGCAGTCGAAAAGACACTCTATGTTGACCCAAAAATCAGAGGCGACTTCCGCAGCTTTCTCTGCACAGCGACAGGATACGGCACTGTTGGCATCAAGGACGGCGATGTCTTTGTCGAAGTTCAAGAGGGTGCAATCGATATTATGAACATCGTGCGTTAAGGGTTTACAGTTGTCGGTTGCCGATTATCAATTCCTAACCGTCAACTCATAACCTACTCCACTGGTGTGCCGGTATCTCCTTGTTTAATTCTCAATTTGCTGTTGATGCCCAATACGCCTCGCATGCGGAGTATCATTTCTTGAATGCTGTTCAGGTCATCTGCCGTTTCGACACTGCCTTCGAGGTTCACGATCTGGTTTTCAGAGTTGAACTCAACGTTTGATATATCTACTTCGCTTTGTGTCTGGAATTCACGTTCGATCTGGGATTCTATTTCATCGTCAGAAAACTGTCCGGGAAACTGCTCGCTTGTGGGTGCGCCCGGCCCGGGGACGTTATCCGCAGCCGACAGCGAAAAGGCTATGTCTCCGGCGTCACCTTCAGCGGGTCCGAATCCCAGCCGCGCGTCGAAACCGTCATAGGCGGATGCTTTGCCCGGAACCCTGGGAACTACGCGGATGTTATTTATGACTCCTTTAATGTCTTCTTCATATACCAACTGTTCTGCGAGCAATTTCTGTTCTTCAGTGTCGACATCTCCCTCAAGCACGACCACTCCGCCATGCACATTTACGTCTATCTCTGATAGCCCTTCCATTTCATTTGCTATCAGAACCGCTTTTATCTCTTCAGCTTTTAACCTGTCTCCAACTGCCATCGTCAGTGCCCTTTCTCGCGCGATCATTATGTAAGTTCTATACCCAAATAGTTGCAGGACGTTGCGCCTGCATTGGTTAAGGAGTGCGTGAGAAACATTCTAGTGAGGGAAACAAATGATATCCTGCGACACTTACAGTGTGAGAGACTACTTCAAAGAGGGCAAGATCGACTGCCTTAGTGTGCCCAAGCTCCTTAAGGACCTGGGTATATCGGGTGTGACGTACAACCAGCTATATATGAGTTCTTACGACACAGAGTATCTCGATAAGATCAAGCAGGCTTGTGCCGACGCCGGGGTCAAGATCACCGGGTTTATTATTGAGGGCAACCTTGCTGGTGATGATGCCCAGGCTCGCGAGAAGCAGATGGCCGATGACGAGATGATGATGCGAGCGGCAGCGTATATGGGCGCGCCTGTTGTGCGGATCAATCTCGGCAGTACTGGAGACTTGGAGCGTGACAAGACGGAAGGCGTGCAGCGGTGCATTGAGGCGTTCAATCGACTTATCCCGATTGCAAAGCAGCTCAATGTCAAGATCACGATTGAAAACCACGGCGGTGTCAGCAAGACCGCCGACATGATCCTGGATGTGATAAACGGAACTGACCGCGAATGGGTCGGTTCATGTCTGGACTTCGGCAACTGGACCGATGACGTGCGCTACACCGAAAGCGCCAAGCTCGCTCCGTATGCCTATCATGTGCATGCCAAGACCCATGAGTTTAATGATAAGGGCGAGGATATCAATAAAGACTACAAGCGCCTTCTGCAAATGCTTAAGGACGTGGACTATAAGCGCGCCGTCTCAATCGAGTATGAGGGCCCTGACGACCAGGTCGAAGGCGTCAAAAAGACTCGCGACCTGATCCTGAGATACTGGCCCGAACTGGCTGATTAGCGAGGGTAGGGGATAATATTCTGCGGGGGAATGATTCCCCCGCCGATCTGCGTTCTGTCATTCCGAGCGAAGTCGAGGCTCGTTCGGGCGCGATATCTGATCGCGCCCGAAACAGAATCTCCGCGATTTCAGATTGCGATAACCATTCAGCGTCTCAATACATTTCAACGCCTCAGCAGTTCCGTGATCCAGTTTAAGCCAGACGTGCCAGGTCCTGTTGCGTGACCTCATACTTCAGCGTTTCACCAGTGAAGAACCTCTCCAGCTCGCTTACGGCATAGCTGCCCATACGTGCCATATTGTTTGCTATTGCACCGGCGATATGCGGTGTAAATACCACATTCGGCAAGCTGCGCAGGGGGTTGTCCTCCAACGGCGGCTCAGGTTCGGTAACGTCCAGGCAGGCTGTGATGCGGCCTGTCTTGAGTTCATCGTATAGCGCGGATTCGTCTATTATGGCTCCGCGCGCAGTGTTTATGATAATCGCTCCATCCTTGAGGAGCTTGAGGTTGTGCGAGTTGATCATGCTTGCTGTTTCAGGCAGGCTGGGTGCGTGGATGGAGATCACATCGGCCTCACGCATCATGTCGTCGAGGTTATCATATTTCACAACACCCATCTGTTTGGCAGCCTCATCTGAAACGAACGGGTCGTATAGCAGAATATCCAGGTCAAAATTACTCAGTAGCTTGATAAAATGCCGTCCGGCATTTCCAGCGCCAATAACTCCCACCTTAATCCCGTAGGCTTCCACTATCTTATTTCTCTCGTCTTTGTCGAGCCATCCGCCTTTGTGGATTATATCGTTGAGCCAGTAAGTGCGCTTCATTGTGGAGAGCATCAGACCCAGAGCGTGCTCGGCTACACCTACGGCAATCGCAGCAGCGCCACTGGTTACTTTAATTCCGCGCTCCCAAACAGCGTCAGAGACAATAGGTTTCACGCTCCCTGCCGTATGAGCAATCATCTTGAGATTCGGCGCCGCGTCCAGAATTTCGGTGGTTAGTTTTGGTGTGCCCCAGCCGGTAAGGCATGCGTCAGCACCCGCGATGATTTGTCTCACTGTGCCCGGGTCGGCGTCAGGCATGTCGGTGTTTATTATCTGAGCGAACTGTTCAAGCCGCTGGATATCTTTATGATAAATAACCGCTTCGCTGAGCGGTTGCCCCCTGTAATTCCTCAATAACAAAACAGCAACTTTAGGTTTCAACTTTGCACCTCACTACACAATCATCTGCAAGACTACCCTATGTGGATGGTGATGTCAATAGCTGGATTTTTGAACGTAATTTAAGGTATACTTGTTCTTGAAACAGGGAGGCATCGGAATGATTATCATTATGCACACGCAGGCAACTGAAGACGAAGTGAGGGCAGTAAAACAGGAAATTAAAAAAATCGGCTTCAGACCTTTTATGAACCCCGGCGTGGAGCGAAAAGTAATTGCAGTGCTCGGAGAACTGGACGTACGCAAGGCCGATCTGGTCGAGCACTTCAATGCAATGAGTGGAGTCGCGAGGGTAGAGCTGATCTCCGATTTGTGGAAACTTGCCTCGCGTACATATCATCCGGAGAACACCGTCGTCAGTATTGGCGATGTCAAAATAGGCGGCAATGAGGTAGTAGTGGCTGCAGGGCCATGCTCTGTCGAGACCGAGGAGCAGACAATCGAGGTTGCGCAACAGGTCAAGGCAGCGGGAGCCAAGATGCTGCGCGGCGGCGCATTCAAACCCAGGACCTCTCCGTATGCTTTCCAGGGCTTGGGCGAGGAGGGTCTCAAGATACTCGCCAGCGCCCGCAAAGAGACTGGTCTGCCCGTCGTGACTGAGGTAATGGACACACACGAGGTCGATCTGGTGTGCGAATATGCCGATGTGCTTCAGATCGGCGCGCGCAATATGCAAAACTTTGCTCTTCTAAAAAAAGTAGGGTCGGCCGGTCGGCCTGTGCTGCTCAAGCGCGGGCTTGGCTCCAAGGTCAAAGACCTGCTCATGTCTGCCGAGTATATAATCTCCGAGGGAAACCAGAATGTCATTCTGTGCGAGCGCGGCATTACGACTTTTGAGGACTCGACCAGGAACACCACTGACATCAACGCAATCCCTGTGCTCAAGAACTGGACTCATCTGCCTGTAATGCTCGATCCGAGCCATGCCACAGGCAACTGGCTATATGTCGGCGCCGTTGCGAAGGCTGCGGTGGCAGGCGGAGCCGACGGCCTTTTGCTGGAGGTCCATAATGATCCGGCGCATGCCATGAGCGACGGACCTCAGTCTCTGCGACCCGAGAAATTCGCCCACCTGATGGGTGAGCTTAAGCGGGTAGCCGCTGCGGTTGACCGGGCGATGTGAGTTATGAGTTATGGGTCGCGAGTTATGGGTTGAGGGTTGAGTCCAGGTATTACTACCGGTTTTACACCTCAAGACCCCGTATA encodes the following:
- a CDS encoding GH116 family glycosyl hydrolase — protein: MSNKIYKDDCLNHIAFPLGGIGAGMICLEGAGALSNVSIRNRPNVFFEPCVFSAICVKGEQNIARVIEGPIPDRKIFGSPGTGNGGAHKSYGLPRFAGASFSSRFPFANIDFTDENLPLDISLIGWSPFIPGDADNSSLPVAALDYKFTNNTSDTVEAVYSFNGKNFMDTGSHMAQVLEAANGFVFWEPGAEDKPWEQGAFCASVDSPEAAVNCAWFRGGWFDSLTMAWDEIECGEINARPPIADGDPSPGASIYVPFILKPGEDKIIRLMLSWYVPRTDLHFEWEEKKCSCGCDCGGESAKGDDYYHQPWYAGAFDGIESVAAYWRNNYDGLRCKSAHFSDTFFDTSLPDEVIEAAEANLSILKSPTVLRQKDGRLWCWEGCCDGDGCCAGSCTHVWNYAQALPHLFPDLERTLRETEFHEGQDSNGHQSFRVPLPIKTATHGKQAAADGQLGGIIKVYREWRISGDAQWLEKMWPQVKSSLDYCTKIWDPDSEGVIREPHHNTYDIEFWGADGMCTSVYLAALKAAVSMGGSLGEDTAHYAELLSKGSAYLDSELWNDEYYIQKTQWEGLHSGNPLEYQALAFSGYSPEASAILAKEGPKYQYGTGCLSDGVIGFWMAESAGLGTFGNPEHIKSHLASIHKYNLKRNLSAHANPQRSTYALGKEGGLLLCSWPRGGKPSLPFVYSDEVWTGIEYQVAAHCIMMGLVDEGLEIVRTCRARYDGKKRNPYNEYECGHWYARAMSSYSLLQALTGIRYDAVEKTLYVDPKIRGDFRSFLCTATGYGTVGIKDGDVFVEVQEGAIDIMNIVR
- a CDS encoding BON domain-containing protein, which translates into the protein MIARERALTMAVGDRLKAEEIKAVLIANEMEGLSEIDVNVHGGVVVLEGDVDTEEQKLLAEQLVYEEDIKGVINNIRVVPRVPGKASAYDGFDARLGFGPAEGDAGDIAFSLSAADNVPGPGAPTSEQFPGQFSDDEIESQIEREFQTQSEVDISNVEFNSENQIVNLEGSVETADDLNSIQEMILRMRGVLGINSKLRIKQGDTGTPVE
- a CDS encoding sugar phosphate isomerase/epimerase family protein encodes the protein MISCDTYSVRDYFKEGKIDCLSVPKLLKDLGISGVTYNQLYMSSYDTEYLDKIKQACADAGVKITGFIIEGNLAGDDAQAREKQMADDEMMMRAAAYMGAPVVRINLGSTGDLERDKTEGVQRCIEAFNRLIPIAKQLNVKITIENHGGVSKTADMILDVINGTDREWVGSCLDFGNWTDDVRYTESAKLAPYAYHVHAKTHEFNDKGEDINKDYKRLLQMLKDVDYKRAVSIEYEGPDDQVEGVKKTRDLILRYWPELAD
- the aroF gene encoding 3-deoxy-7-phosphoheptulonate synthase translates to MIIIMHTQATEDEVRAVKQEIKKIGFRPFMNPGVERKVIAVLGELDVRKADLVEHFNAMSGVARVELISDLWKLASRTYHPENTVVSIGDVKIGGNEVVVAAGPCSVETEEQTIEVAQQVKAAGAKMLRGGAFKPRTSPYAFQGLGEEGLKILASARKETGLPVVTEVMDTHEVDLVCEYADVLQIGARNMQNFALLKKVGSAGRPVLLKRGLGSKVKDLLMSAEYIISEGNQNVILCERGITTFEDSTRNTTDINAIPVLKNWTHLPVMLDPSHATGNWLYVGAVAKAAVAGGADGLLLEVHNDPAHAMSDGPQSLRPEKFAHLMGELKRVAAAVDRAM
- a CDS encoding hydroxyacid dehydrogenase codes for the protein MKPKVAVLLLRNYRGQPLSEAVIYHKDIQRLEQFAQIINTDMPDADPGTVRQIIAGADACLTGWGTPKLTTEILDAAPNLKMIAHTAGSVKPIVSDAVWERGIKVTSGAAAIAVGVAEHALGLMLSTMKRTYWLNDIIHKGGWLDKDERNKIVEAYGIKVGVIGAGNAGRHFIKLLSNFDLDILLYDPFVSDEAAKQMGVVKYDNLDDMMREADVISIHAPSLPETASMINSHNLKLLKDGAIIINTARGAIIDESALYDELKTGRITACLDVTEPEPPLEDNPLRSLPNVVFTPHIAGAIANNMARMGSYAVSELERFFTGETLKYEVTQQDLARLA